Proteins from a single region of Carettochelys insculpta isolate YL-2023 chromosome 17, ASM3395843v1, whole genome shotgun sequence:
- the ZFP64 gene encoding zinc finger protein 64 isoform X1, with the protein MNPGGAGASGFPGPVAFPGGTTVLVELTPDIHICGICKQQFTNLDAFVAHKQSGCQLTSTTGTTSTVQFVSEETVPSTQTQTTTRTITSETQTITVSAPEFVFEHGYQTYLPSESHEPQNSAVSPSSKTRSRKSSTAVTQKKLNCCYPGCQFKTSYGMKDVERHLRTHTGDKPHKCEVCSKCFSRKDKLKMHMRSHTGVKPYKCKHCDYAAADKSSLNKHQRIHSNERPFKCQICPYASRNSSQLTVHLRSHTGDAPFQCRMCNAKFKINSDLKRHMRVHSGEKPYKCEFCDVRCAMKGNLKSHIRIKHSMENKLKCPECEFQCGNKTSLRHHLRTHQPEQPVKCLQCDYSCSNKAALKVHERIHCDDRPFKCDFCSFDTKQRSNLTTHVKKAHGDKVKTKKETTEKKEGDKPKQGGSRQIAKLDAKKAFKCGLCDASFVREDSLRSHKKQHIEYNGTKNTEVAVLQLHVEPSRQTSAPITVRHLQIPIQATQVSPYNEGKVKIIVGHQVPQANRIVPAASVNATLPTLVGQNQEDLSASNQLQIVHQVSLLAPPHPPVSQNEAGSVGQPTVLLTAQDQTDSSALHPTLIPAASVSSHRASAGHTFINDSGICCSDLEGLNALIQEGATEVAVVSDGGPTISVSTSTSPPLIFSSSSLTQAPKQTYSIIQSGAHTALLCPADSIPD; encoded by the exons ATGAACCCGGGCGGCGCGGGGGCGTCGGGCTTCCCCGGTCCCGTAGCGT TTCCAGGAGGCACCACTGTTCTAGTGGAGCTCACCCCAGATATTCACATTTGTGGCATTTGCAAGCAGCAGTTCACTAACCTAGATGCCTTTGTTGCTCACAAGCAAAGTGGCTGCCAGCTGACCAGCACAACTGGGACCACTAGTACTGTCCAGTTTGTCTCAGAAGAAACTGTGCCATCAACACAGACTCAGACCACAACCAGAACAATCACTTCAGAGACTCAGACCATCACAG TTTCTGCTCCAGAGTTTGTTTTTGAACATGGCTACCAAACATATCTGCCCAGTGAGAGCCATGAACCTCAGAATTCTGCTGTCTCCCCATCATCGAAAACACGTTCCAGAAAATCCAGTACTGCTGTTACCCAAAAGAAATTGAACTGCTGCTATCCAG GTTGCCAATTCAAGACATCATATGGCATGAAAGATGTGGAACGTCATTTAAGAACACACACAG GGGATAAGCCACATAAATGTGAGGTGTGCAGCAAGTGCTTCAGTCGCAAAGATAAGCTGAAGATGCACATGCGTTCCCATACAGGTGTGAAACCTTACAAGTGTAAACACTGTGATTATGCAGCTGCAGACAAGAGTAGTCTCAACAAGCACCAACGCATCCATTCAAATGAGCGTCCTTTTAAATGCCAGATCTGTCCTTATGCAAGCCGAAACTCTAGCCAGCTTACTGTACATCTCAGATCCCATACAG GAGATGCTCCATTTCAGTGTCGAATGTGTAATGCTAAATTTAAAATCAACTCGGACTTGAAGAGGCACATGCGTGTGCATTCTGGAGAGAAGCCTTACAAGTGTGAGTTCTGTGATGTCCGCTGTGCCATGAAAGGGAACCTGAAATCACATATTCGTATCAAGCACAGCATGGAGAACAAACTCAAATGTCCAGAGTGTGAGTTCCAGTGTGGAAACAAAACAAGCCTTCGGCATCACTTAAGAACCcatcagccagagcagccagtaAAGTGCTTACAGTGTGACTACTCTTGCTCTAACAAGGCAGCACTCAAGGTACATGAGAGAATTCACTGCGATGATCGCCCTTTCAAATGTGACTTTTGTAGCTTTGATACCAAGCAGCGAAGCAATCTGACTACGCATGTGAAGAAAGCCCATGGAGACAAAGTCAAGACCAAAAAGGAAACTACTGAAAAGAAAGAGGGAGACAAGCCAAAGCAGGGTGGCTCCAGGCAAATAGCCAAATTGGATGCTAAGAAAGCATTTAAATGTGGCCTGTGTGATGCTTCCTTTGTCCGAGAAGATTCTCTTAGGAGCCATAAGAAGCAGCACATTGAATATAATGGGACCAAAAATACCGAAGTGGCTGTTTTGCAGCTCCACGTGGAACCCAGTAGGCAGACCAGTGCCCCGATTACTGTACGTCACCTTCAAATCCCAATTCAAGCCACTCAGGTTTCTCCATACAATGAAGGGAAGGTGAAGATAATTGTTGGCCATCAAGTGCCTCAAGCTAATAGAATAGTTCCAGCTGCTTCTGTGAATGCTACACTTCCAACATTAGTTGGCCAGAATCAGGAGGACCTCTCTGCCAGTAACCAGTTGCAAATAGTGCACCAGGTCAGTCTGCTGGCACCACCTCATCCCCCTGTTTCTCAAAACGAAGCTGGATCAGTGGGACAGCCAACCGTTCTTCTCACAGCCCAGGATCAAACTGACAGCAGTGCTCTCCACCCAACTTTGATTCCTGCTGCTTCAGTCAGCAGTCACAGGGCTTCAGCAGGCCATACTTTCATCAATGACTCTGGAATCTGCTGCTCTGACTTGGAAGGTCTGAATGCTTTGATTCAGGAAGGGGCAACAGAGGTTGCTGTGGTTAGTGATGGAGGCCCGACTATCTCTGTTTCTACTTCAACTTCCCCTCCCCTTATCTTTTCCTCATCCTCTCTCACACAGGCACCTAAGCAGACCTACTCCATCATTCAAAGTGGAGCCCACACAGCTTTGCTGTGTCCTGCAGACTCCATACCAGATTAG
- the ZFP64 gene encoding zinc finger protein 64 isoform X2: protein MNPGGAGASGFPGPVAFPGGTTVLVELTPDIHICGICKQQFTNLDAFVAHKQSGCQLTSTTGTTSTVQFVSEETVPSTQTQTTTRTITSETQTITEFVFEHGYQTYLPSESHEPQNSAVSPSSKTRSRKSSTAVTQKKLNCCYPGCQFKTSYGMKDVERHLRTHTGDKPHKCEVCSKCFSRKDKLKMHMRSHTGVKPYKCKHCDYAAADKSSLNKHQRIHSNERPFKCQICPYASRNSSQLTVHLRSHTGDAPFQCRMCNAKFKINSDLKRHMRVHSGEKPYKCEFCDVRCAMKGNLKSHIRIKHSMENKLKCPECEFQCGNKTSLRHHLRTHQPEQPVKCLQCDYSCSNKAALKVHERIHCDDRPFKCDFCSFDTKQRSNLTTHVKKAHGDKVKTKKETTEKKEGDKPKQGGSRQIAKLDAKKAFKCGLCDASFVREDSLRSHKKQHIEYNGTKNTEVAVLQLHVEPSRQTSAPITVRHLQIPIQATQVSPYNEGKVKIIVGHQVPQANRIVPAASVNATLPTLVGQNQEDLSASNQLQIVHQVSLLAPPHPPVSQNEAGSVGQPTVLLTAQDQTDSSALHPTLIPAASVSSHRASAGHTFINDSGICCSDLEGLNALIQEGATEVAVVSDGGPTISVSTSTSPPLIFSSSSLTQAPKQTYSIIQSGAHTALLCPADSIPD from the exons ATGAACCCGGGCGGCGCGGGGGCGTCGGGCTTCCCCGGTCCCGTAGCGT TTCCAGGAGGCACCACTGTTCTAGTGGAGCTCACCCCAGATATTCACATTTGTGGCATTTGCAAGCAGCAGTTCACTAACCTAGATGCCTTTGTTGCTCACAAGCAAAGTGGCTGCCAGCTGACCAGCACAACTGGGACCACTAGTACTGTCCAGTTTGTCTCAGAAGAAACTGTGCCATCAACACAGACTCAGACCACAACCAGAACAATCACTTCAGAGACTCAGACCATCACAG AGTTTGTTTTTGAACATGGCTACCAAACATATCTGCCCAGTGAGAGCCATGAACCTCAGAATTCTGCTGTCTCCCCATCATCGAAAACACGTTCCAGAAAATCCAGTACTGCTGTTACCCAAAAGAAATTGAACTGCTGCTATCCAG GTTGCCAATTCAAGACATCATATGGCATGAAAGATGTGGAACGTCATTTAAGAACACACACAG GGGATAAGCCACATAAATGTGAGGTGTGCAGCAAGTGCTTCAGTCGCAAAGATAAGCTGAAGATGCACATGCGTTCCCATACAGGTGTGAAACCTTACAAGTGTAAACACTGTGATTATGCAGCTGCAGACAAGAGTAGTCTCAACAAGCACCAACGCATCCATTCAAATGAGCGTCCTTTTAAATGCCAGATCTGTCCTTATGCAAGCCGAAACTCTAGCCAGCTTACTGTACATCTCAGATCCCATACAG GAGATGCTCCATTTCAGTGTCGAATGTGTAATGCTAAATTTAAAATCAACTCGGACTTGAAGAGGCACATGCGTGTGCATTCTGGAGAGAAGCCTTACAAGTGTGAGTTCTGTGATGTCCGCTGTGCCATGAAAGGGAACCTGAAATCACATATTCGTATCAAGCACAGCATGGAGAACAAACTCAAATGTCCAGAGTGTGAGTTCCAGTGTGGAAACAAAACAAGCCTTCGGCATCACTTAAGAACCcatcagccagagcagccagtaAAGTGCTTACAGTGTGACTACTCTTGCTCTAACAAGGCAGCACTCAAGGTACATGAGAGAATTCACTGCGATGATCGCCCTTTCAAATGTGACTTTTGTAGCTTTGATACCAAGCAGCGAAGCAATCTGACTACGCATGTGAAGAAAGCCCATGGAGACAAAGTCAAGACCAAAAAGGAAACTACTGAAAAGAAAGAGGGAGACAAGCCAAAGCAGGGTGGCTCCAGGCAAATAGCCAAATTGGATGCTAAGAAAGCATTTAAATGTGGCCTGTGTGATGCTTCCTTTGTCCGAGAAGATTCTCTTAGGAGCCATAAGAAGCAGCACATTGAATATAATGGGACCAAAAATACCGAAGTGGCTGTTTTGCAGCTCCACGTGGAACCCAGTAGGCAGACCAGTGCCCCGATTACTGTACGTCACCTTCAAATCCCAATTCAAGCCACTCAGGTTTCTCCATACAATGAAGGGAAGGTGAAGATAATTGTTGGCCATCAAGTGCCTCAAGCTAATAGAATAGTTCCAGCTGCTTCTGTGAATGCTACACTTCCAACATTAGTTGGCCAGAATCAGGAGGACCTCTCTGCCAGTAACCAGTTGCAAATAGTGCACCAGGTCAGTCTGCTGGCACCACCTCATCCCCCTGTTTCTCAAAACGAAGCTGGATCAGTGGGACAGCCAACCGTTCTTCTCACAGCCCAGGATCAAACTGACAGCAGTGCTCTCCACCCAACTTTGATTCCTGCTGCTTCAGTCAGCAGTCACAGGGCTTCAGCAGGCCATACTTTCATCAATGACTCTGGAATCTGCTGCTCTGACTTGGAAGGTCTGAATGCTTTGATTCAGGAAGGGGCAACAGAGGTTGCTGTGGTTAGTGATGGAGGCCCGACTATCTCTGTTTCTACTTCAACTTCCCCTCCCCTTATCTTTTCCTCATCCTCTCTCACACAGGCACCTAAGCAGACCTACTCCATCATTCAAAGTGGAGCCCACACAGCTTTGCTGTGTCCTGCAGACTCCATACCAGATTAG